From a single Saimiri boliviensis isolate mSaiBol1 chromosome 7, mSaiBol1.pri, whole genome shotgun sequence genomic region:
- the ACTR6 gene encoding actin-related protein 6 — MTTLVLDNGAYNAKIGYSHENVSVIPNCQFRSKTVRLKTFTANQIDEIKDPSGLFYILPFQKGYLVNWDVQRQVWDYLFGKEMYQVDFLDTNIIITEPYFNFTSIQESMNEILFEEYQFQAVLRVNAGALSAHRYFRDNPSELCCIIVDSGYSFTHIVPYCRSKKKKEAIIRINVGGKLLTNHLKEIISYRQLHVMDETHVINQVKEDVCYVSQDFYRDMDIAKLKGEENTVMIDYVLPDFSTIKKGFCKPREEMVLSGKYKSGEQILRLANERFAVPEILFNPSDIGIQEMGIPEAIVYSIQNLPEEMQPHFFKNIVLTGGNSLFPGFRDRVYSEVRCLTPTDYDVSVVLPENPITYAWEGGKLISENDDFEDMVVTREDYEENGHSVCEEKFDI; from the exons ATGACGACCTTAGTGCTGGATAACGGAGCTTACAACGCCAAAATCGGCTACAGCCATGAAAATGTGTC GGTTATTCCTAATTGTCAGTTTCGGTCAAAAACAGTGCGTCTTAAAACATTTACTGCCAACCAGATAGATGAAATAAAAGATCCTTCTGGACTCTTTTACATCCTTCCTTTTCAAAAG ggCTACTTGGTGAATTGGGACGTTCAAAGACAAGTTTGGGATTACctttttggaaaagaaatgtaTCAG GTTGATTTTTTAGATACTAATATTATTATCACTGAACCATACTTTAACTTCACTTCAATTCAAGAGTCAATGAATGAAATTCTATTTGAAGAATACCAGTTCCAAGCAGTATTAAGAGTAAATG ctggggCACTCAGTGCACATAGATATTTCCGAGATAATCCTTCTGAATTATGCTGTATCATTGTTGATAGTGGCTATTCCTTTACACATATAGTTCCTTATtgtagaagtaaaaagaaaaaagaagcaattatTCG GATAAATGTGGGAGGAAAACTCTTAACCAATCATCTAAAGGAGATCATATCTTACAG GCAACTGCATGTTATGGATGAAACACATGTGATTAATCAAGTGAAAGAAGATGTATGCTATGTGTCTCAGgatttttatagagacatggaTATTGCAAA gttgaaaggagaagaaaatacagTAATGATAGACTATGTCTTGCCTGACTTCAGTACAATTAAAAAAGGCTTCtgtaag ccaagGGAAGAGATGGTGTTGAGTGGAAAATATAAATCTGGGGAACAAATTCTTCGTCTGGCCAATGAGAGATTTGCTGTTCCAGAAATACTCTTTAATCCTTCTGATATAGGCATTCAAGAAATGGGAATTCCAGAAGCTATTGTCTATTCAATTCAGAATCTACCTGAAG aaatgcagCCGCATTTTTTTAAGAACATTGTCTTGACAGGAGGAAACTCCCTTTTCCCAGGATTTAGGGATCGGGTTTACTCAGAAGTTCGATGTCTTACTCCAACAGACTATGATGTTTCTGTTGTGTTGCCTGAAAA CCCTATTACTTATGCCTGGGAAGGTGGAAAATTGATATCAGAAAATGATGATTTTGAAGATATGGTGGTAACAAGAGAAGATTATGAAGAAAATGGACATAGCGTCTGTGAAGAGAAATTTGATATTTAA